A window of Pseudomonas guangdongensis contains these coding sequences:
- a CDS encoding SCP2 sterol-binding domain-containing protein, whose product MSSVAKVIETMQARFNAAAAAGLDLIFQFSIEDAENYFLAIKNGTCDLTQGDADKPNVTLIMDSATLKGILSGEVSGMQAFMTGKLRAEGDMMLALKLGELFPS is encoded by the coding sequence ATGAGCAGCGTCGCCAAAGTCATCGAAACCATGCAGGCCCGCTTCAACGCCGCCGCCGCCGCCGGCCTCGACCTGATCTTTCAGTTCAGCATCGAGGATGCGGAAAACTACTTCCTCGCCATCAAGAATGGCACCTGCGACCTGACCCAGGGCGATGCGGACAAGCCCAACGTGACCCTGATCATGGACAGCGCGACCCTCAAGGGCATCCTCAGCGGCGAAGTCAGCGGCATGCAGGCGTTCATGACCGGCAAGCTGCGCGCCGAAGGCGACATGATGCTGGCGCTCAAGCTGGGCGAGCTGTTCCCCTCCTGA
- a CDS encoding DUF934 domain-containing protein → MQSIIKNGEVIDERWHLLPADASLDGIPNSDDLIVPLALWLESSHALKVRDGGLGVWLQSHEQIEDIVDDLKHFQVIALDFPAFTDGRHFSSARLLRERYGYQGEIRAIGDVLRDQLFFMHRCGFDAFAVRADRDPYDALKGLSDFSVTYQTSVEQPLPLFRRR, encoded by the coding sequence ATGCAAAGCATCATTAAGAACGGCGAGGTCATCGACGAGCGCTGGCACCTGCTGCCGGCCGACGCCAGCCTCGACGGCATTCCCAACAGCGACGACCTGATCGTGCCGCTGGCCCTGTGGCTGGAGTCCAGTCACGCCCTCAAGGTGCGCGACGGCGGCCTCGGCGTGTGGCTGCAGAGCCACGAGCAGATCGAGGACATCGTCGACGACCTCAAGCACTTCCAGGTCATCGCCCTCGACTTCCCCGCCTTCACCGACGGCCGCCACTTCTCCAGCGCCCGCCTGCTGCGCGAGCGCTACGGCTACCAGGGCGAGATCCGCGCCATCGGCGACGTGTTGCGCGACCAACTGTTCTTCATGCACCGCTGCGGCTTCGACGCCTTCGCGGTGCGCGCCGACCGCGACCCGTACGATGCGCTCAAGGGCCTGTCGGACTTCTCGGTGACCTACCAGACCAGCGTCGAGCAACCGCTGCCGCTGTTCCGTCGCCGCTGA
- the sohB gene encoding protease SohB, translating into MEFLSEYAGFLARTVTVLVAVLVVLLAVALLRGRERRSGGHLEVHRLNDFYQALRERLQGSVLDKEQLKALRKAESKAEKAEKKAGRHKPRVYVLDFDGDIKASAGEHLRHEVTALLSIATPEDEVVVRLESGGGMVHSYGLASSQLARIRQAGVPLTVCVDKVAASGGYMMACIGDKILAAPFAILGSIGVVAQLPNFHRLLKKHAIDFEVLTAGEYKRTLTVFGENTDKGREKFQEDLEITHGLFKDFVARYRPQLDIDAVATGEVWLGQAALGQQLVDELQTSDEYLSQRAREAELFQLRYHEKKSLQERMGLAATAALDGVLLRWWSRLSQPRFWQ; encoded by the coding sequence GTGGAGTTTCTGAGCGAATACGCCGGCTTCCTGGCGCGGACCGTGACGGTCCTGGTGGCCGTTCTAGTCGTCCTGCTGGCCGTGGCGCTGCTGCGCGGCCGCGAGCGGCGCAGTGGAGGGCATCTGGAGGTGCACCGGCTCAACGACTTCTACCAGGCGCTGCGCGAGCGCCTGCAGGGCAGCGTGCTGGACAAGGAGCAGCTCAAGGCGCTGCGCAAGGCCGAGAGCAAGGCGGAAAAGGCCGAGAAGAAAGCCGGCCGGCACAAGCCGCGGGTCTACGTGCTGGACTTCGACGGCGACATCAAGGCCTCGGCCGGCGAGCACCTGCGCCACGAAGTCACCGCGCTGCTGAGCATCGCCACTCCCGAGGACGAGGTGGTGGTGCGCCTGGAGAGCGGCGGCGGCATGGTTCACAGCTACGGACTGGCCTCCTCGCAACTGGCGCGCATCCGCCAGGCCGGCGTGCCGCTGACCGTGTGCGTCGACAAGGTGGCGGCCAGCGGCGGCTACATGATGGCCTGCATCGGCGACAAGATCCTCGCCGCGCCCTTCGCCATCCTCGGCTCCATCGGCGTGGTCGCCCAGCTGCCCAACTTCCACCGCCTGCTGAAGAAGCACGCCATCGACTTCGAGGTGCTCACCGCCGGCGAGTACAAGCGCACCCTCACGGTGTTCGGCGAGAACACCGACAAGGGCCGGGAGAAGTTCCAGGAGGACCTGGAGATCACCCACGGGCTGTTCAAGGACTTCGTCGCCCGCTACCGCCCGCAGCTGGACATCGACGCGGTGGCCACCGGCGAGGTGTGGCTCGGCCAGGCCGCGCTGGGCCAGCAGCTGGTCGATGAGCTGCAGACCAGCGACGAGTACCTGAGCCAGCGCGCCCGCGAGGCCGAGCTGTTCCAGCTGCGCTACCACGAGAAGAAGAGCCTGCAGGAGCGCATGGGCCTGGCCGCCACGGCGGCGCTGGACGGCGTGCTGCTGCGCTGGTGGAGCCGCCTGTCGCAGCCGCGCTTCTGGCAGTGA
- a CDS encoding nitrite/sulfite reductase — protein sequence MYVYDEYDQRIIEERVAQFRDQTARYLAGQLSEEEFRPLRLQNGLYVQRHAPMLRVCVPYGLLSAPQLRMLAKLARDYDKGYAHISTRQNVQYNWPKLEDVPDMLAELASVQMHAIQTSGNCIRNVTTDQFAGVAADEVIDPRPWCEIVRQWATFHPEFAHLPRKFKIAVNGSAADRAAIEVHDVGLEPVRNEAGELGFRVLVGGGLGRTPIVGSFINEFLPWQHLLTYLEAILRVYNRYGRRDNKYKARIKILVKALTPEVFAERVAAEWAHLKDGPATLTQAELDRVAAHFVDPAYQTLEDQSAALAALDAEHPGFARWRSRNVVAHKKPGYCAVTLSLKVTGIAPGDITDKQFDAVADLAERYSFGEARSTHEQNMVLADVEQAKLFDLWNELRALGLATPNIGLLTDIICCPGGDFCSLANAKSIPIAEAIQRRFDDLDYLFDLGEIDLNISGCMNACGHHHIGNIGILGVDKKGEEFYQVSMGGEAGRNASLGQILGPSFAQDDMADVIEKIITVYVEQRHEDERFIETFRRIGIDPFKERVYAKHH from the coding sequence CGAATACGATCAACGGATCATCGAGGAGCGCGTCGCGCAGTTCCGCGACCAGACCGCCCGCTACCTGGCCGGCCAGCTCAGCGAGGAAGAATTCCGCCCGCTGCGCCTGCAGAACGGCCTCTATGTGCAGCGCCATGCGCCGATGCTGCGCGTCTGCGTGCCCTACGGCCTGCTCTCCGCGCCACAGCTGCGCATGCTGGCCAAGCTGGCCCGCGACTACGACAAGGGCTACGCGCACATCTCCACCCGCCAGAACGTGCAGTACAACTGGCCGAAGCTGGAAGACGTGCCGGACATGCTCGCCGAACTGGCCAGCGTGCAGATGCACGCGATCCAGACCAGCGGCAACTGCATCCGCAACGTCACCACCGACCAGTTCGCCGGCGTCGCCGCCGACGAGGTGATCGATCCGCGTCCGTGGTGCGAGATCGTCCGCCAGTGGGCCACCTTCCACCCGGAATTCGCCCACCTGCCGCGCAAGTTCAAGATCGCGGTGAACGGCTCGGCCGCCGACCGCGCCGCCATCGAGGTCCACGACGTCGGCCTGGAGCCGGTGCGCAATGAAGCCGGCGAACTGGGCTTCCGCGTGCTGGTCGGCGGCGGCCTCGGCCGTACCCCGATCGTCGGCAGCTTCATCAACGAATTCCTGCCCTGGCAACACCTGCTGACCTACCTGGAAGCCATCCTGCGCGTGTACAACCGTTACGGTCGCCGTGACAACAAGTACAAGGCGCGGATCAAGATCCTGGTCAAGGCACTGACCCCGGAAGTCTTCGCCGAGCGCGTCGCCGCCGAGTGGGCGCACCTCAAGGACGGCCCGGCCACCCTGACCCAGGCGGAACTGGACCGCGTCGCCGCGCACTTCGTCGACCCCGCCTACCAGACCCTGGAAGACCAGAGCGCCGCGCTGGCCGCCCTCGACGCCGAGCACCCGGGCTTCGCCCGCTGGCGCTCGCGCAACGTGGTGGCGCACAAGAAGCCGGGCTACTGCGCCGTGACACTGTCGCTGAAGGTCACCGGCATCGCCCCCGGCGACATCACCGACAAGCAGTTCGATGCCGTCGCCGACCTGGCCGAGCGCTACAGCTTCGGCGAGGCGCGCAGCACCCACGAGCAGAACATGGTGCTGGCCGACGTCGAGCAGGCCAAGCTGTTCGACCTGTGGAACGAGCTGCGCGCGCTGGGCCTGGCCACGCCGAACATCGGCCTCTTGACCGACATCATCTGCTGCCCGGGCGGCGACTTCTGCTCGCTGGCCAACGCCAAGTCGATCCCCATCGCCGAGGCCATCCAGCGCCGCTTCGACGACCTCGACTACCTGTTCGATCTGGGCGAGATCGACCTGAACATCTCCGGCTGCATGAACGCCTGCGGTCACCACCATATCGGCAACATCGGCATCCTCGGCGTCGACAAGAAGGGCGAGGAGTTCTATCAGGTGTCGATGGGCGGCGAAGCCGGGCGCAACGCCAGCCTCGGCCAGATCCTCGGCCCGTCTTTTGCTCAGGACGACATGGCCGACGTGATCGAGAAGATCATCACCGTGTACGTCGAGCAGCGCCATGAAGACGAGCGCTTCATCGAGACCTTCCGCCGTATCGGCATCGATCCCTTCAAGGAGCGCGTCTATGCAAAGCATCATTAA